In Phragmites australis chromosome 16, lpPhrAust1.1, whole genome shotgun sequence, one DNA window encodes the following:
- the LOC133895983 gene encoding uncharacterized protein LOC133895983: MAFSSNSGAHTMADEDYGFSAGRGDKLPYPTLTAAAAMDQGAAYCNPGMHAGKATPLTPQVVADKATAATVGHDMNDGALAEHVLCSLPILGLAVASSAVTGLATGVPTPAIGFGLFLMLLSGLSAVSIRVFRA; this comes from the exons ATGGCCTTCTCCAGCAACTCCGGAGCGCACACCATGGCGGATGAGGACTACGGTTTTTCCGCCGGCCGTGGCGACAAGCTCCCCTATCCGACCCTTACCGCGGCGGCCGCAATGGATCAGGGCGCAGCCTACTGCAACCCCGGCATGCACGCCGGCAAGGCCACCCCGCTCACTCCTCAG GTTGTCGCTGATAAGGCAACGGCTGCAACCGTTGGCCATGACATGAATGATGGAGCACTTGCTGAACACGTGCTCTGCAGCCTTCCAATCCTGGGACTCGCTGTCGCTTCCTCCGCCGTGACTGGGCTTGCCACCGGCGTGCCCACCCCGGCAATAGGCTTCGGGCTGTTCCTGATGCTGCTTTCTGGCCTCTCCGCCGTCAGTATTCGTGTGTTCCGTGCTTAG